In one Vulgatibacter incomptus genomic region, the following are encoded:
- the sppA gene encoding signal peptide peptidase SppA, producing MHPVRYVLAALTLATAATAHAEATSLLTRFPTSGLDQPAASAALDDGPASIAVNPAGLGFQRGLALRYLHETGPGDGGMLASAKGDGLYLGDRFFGFLGFGVSMEWVRPKGDASLSLLHYRRTSWGLTIGSDSFSLGGAAHVFTNGALDDRASWDVGLMARPVRFLSVGFTIKDLDGQSFDGEKIPRQYVLGVGARPFGDWLTLAVDAEVLGSENRSVDHGFEAMNLGYTARVEVIPGLRVLASLTHRIDAEVPLIFQTGLALDTAHLGLDGTPLIRTRDGSAGFLVGAELRAWERRGLDLAPHRRVAVVDLTHALSPASELRLFPSEVRDPMVDFVAGLDRLAKDRDVGGVILEIRSTPDVAMGKAYEIRQAISEFRQSGKPIAVLLFAADDATYFLASAADRVYATPDAALFVNGFSSRADFLADTLKLIGVTVDVAKVGAYKNAPDALTRSSISDEQKEVIHSMLDDVFPRYVDTVAASRNLSPARFRALVDTGVLTSQQALEGGLIDRVLFPDELAEEMRGLVHGAVGLVDTRLEAEEWTSWGPAPEIAVIPIEGTITAGHASGGLVQTTGARSVVAALESAARDPEVRAIVLRIDSGGGDAGGSQLIWRAVVKAREKKPVIATMSDAAASGGYLAAVGADRIFAAPDTVTGSIGIFWIKPSFEGLLHKLEIGTYKEKRGENADISSILQPWTPGEQAAVQAYVDSFYKQFVEATAGGRHLDVDQVDAVARGRVWTGAQAKERNLVDEIGGLADALRFARAASGLTREEVVRYRIYRPSASLLRVGAGASLEIDPPPGSWIAGLPEPVRDAILAKIPLPLLVSNPSGLWALAPFDWRPR from the coding sequence TTGCATCCTGTTCGTTATGTTTTGGCGGCGCTGACCCTCGCCACGGCGGCCACCGCCCACGCCGAGGCCACCAGCCTCCTCACGCGCTTTCCCACCAGCGGCCTCGATCAGCCCGCTGCCTCGGCGGCGCTCGACGACGGCCCCGCGTCCATCGCCGTGAACCCCGCCGGCCTCGGCTTCCAGCGGGGCCTCGCCCTCCGCTACCTCCACGAGACCGGCCCCGGCGACGGCGGCATGCTGGCCTCGGCCAAGGGCGACGGCCTCTACCTGGGCGATCGCTTCTTCGGCTTCCTTGGCTTCGGCGTCTCCATGGAGTGGGTGAGGCCCAAGGGCGACGCGTCGCTCTCCCTCCTCCACTATCGGCGCACGAGCTGGGGCCTCACCATCGGCTCCGATAGCTTCTCCCTCGGCGGCGCGGCCCACGTCTTCACCAACGGCGCCCTCGACGACCGCGCCTCGTGGGACGTGGGCCTGATGGCGCGCCCCGTCCGCTTCCTCAGCGTCGGCTTCACCATCAAGGACCTCGACGGGCAGAGCTTCGACGGCGAGAAGATCCCCCGGCAATACGTGCTCGGCGTTGGCGCGCGGCCCTTCGGCGATTGGCTCACCCTGGCGGTGGACGCCGAGGTGCTGGGCAGCGAGAACCGCTCCGTCGACCACGGCTTCGAGGCCATGAATCTGGGCTACACGGCCCGAGTCGAAGTGATCCCGGGCCTCCGAGTGCTCGCGTCTCTCACCCACCGCATCGACGCCGAGGTCCCGCTGATCTTCCAGACCGGCCTCGCCCTCGACACCGCCCACCTCGGCCTCGACGGCACGCCCCTGATCCGCACCCGCGACGGCTCCGCCGGCTTCCTCGTCGGCGCGGAGCTTCGCGCCTGGGAGCGGCGCGGCCTGGATCTCGCGCCGCACCGCCGCGTGGCGGTCGTGGATCTCACGCACGCCCTCTCCCCCGCCTCCGAGCTGCGCCTGTTCCCCAGCGAGGTCCGGGATCCCATGGTCGACTTCGTGGCCGGCCTCGACCGCCTCGCCAAGGACCGCGACGTCGGCGGCGTGATCCTCGAGATCCGCTCGACACCAGACGTGGCCATGGGCAAGGCCTACGAGATCCGCCAGGCGATCTCCGAGTTCCGCCAGAGCGGCAAGCCGATCGCGGTCCTCCTCTTCGCCGCCGACGACGCCACGTACTTCCTCGCGTCGGCTGCGGACCGCGTCTACGCCACCCCCGACGCCGCGCTCTTCGTCAACGGCTTCTCGAGCCGCGCCGACTTCCTCGCGGACACGCTGAAGCTCATCGGCGTCACGGTCGACGTCGCCAAGGTCGGCGCCTACAAGAACGCGCCCGATGCCCTGACCCGCTCCTCGATCTCGGACGAGCAGAAGGAGGTCATCCATTCCATGCTCGACGACGTGTTTCCGCGCTACGTGGACACCGTCGCCGCCTCGCGAAACCTGTCTCCGGCCCGTTTCCGCGCCCTCGTCGACACCGGCGTCCTCACCTCCCAGCAGGCCCTCGAGGGAGGCCTGATCGATCGGGTCCTCTTCCCCGACGAGCTCGCGGAGGAGATGCGCGGCCTGGTCCACGGCGCGGTGGGCCTCGTCGACACGCGCCTGGAGGCCGAGGAGTGGACGTCGTGGGGCCCCGCCCCCGAGATCGCCGTGATCCCCATCGAGGGCACCATCACCGCGGGCCACGCCTCGGGAGGCCTGGTCCAGACCACCGGCGCGCGCAGCGTGGTGGCGGCCCTGGAGTCCGCGGCCCGCGATCCCGAGGTGCGGGCGATCGTCCTGCGGATCGACTCCGGCGGCGGCGACGCCGGCGGCTCCCAGCTCATCTGGCGCGCGGTGGTGAAGGCCCGGGAGAAGAAACCCGTGATCGCCACCATGTCGGACGCCGCCGCGTCGGGGGGATACCTCGCGGCCGTGGGGGCCGACCGGATCTTCGCGGCGCCCGATACGGTCACCGGCTCCATCGGCATCTTCTGGATCAAGCCCTCCTTCGAAGGCCTCCTGCACAAGCTCGAGATCGGGACCTACAAGGAGAAGCGCGGCGAGAACGCGGACATCAGCAGCATCCTCCAGCCGTGGACCCCCGGCGAGCAGGCCGCGGTGCAGGCCTACGTCGACTCGTTCTACAAGCAGTTCGTCGAGGCCACCGCGGGCGGAAGGCACCTCGACGTCGACCAGGTCGACGCGGTGGCCAGGGGCCGGGTCTGGACCGGCGCCCAGGCCAAGGAGCGAAACCTGGTGGACGAGATCGGGGGGCTCGCCGACGCGCTCCGCTTCGCGCGGGCCGCCTCGGGGCTCACCCGGGAGGAAGTGGTCCGGTATCGGATCTACCGGCCCAGCGCGAGCCTCCTCAGGGTCGGAGCCGGCGCCTCCCTGGAGATCGACCCTCCCCCCGGTTCATGGATCGCCGGGCTCCCCGAGCCGGTACGGGACGCAATTCTCGCGAAGATTCCGCTTCCGTTGTTGGTTTCCAACCCGAGCGGGTTGTGGGCGCTGGCTCCATTCGACTGGAGGCCGCGCTGA
- a CDS encoding ammonia-forming cytochrome c nitrite reductase subunit c552, producing the protein MTNDTTKPRKKPGRATLIGTVAVAAVAAAGTSALLVNIFERKAESRNPFFRVVELDEKTEDPAVWGKNFPIQYDAYLRTTDMVRTRYGGSEAMPRTPTEADPRSIVARSKVETDPRLKTMWAGYPFSVDYRQKRGHAYMLEDQEQTRRVKEFNQPGTCLHCHASIVNPYTEAGDGDFLAGFDKLNRMSFQEARTHVQHPISCIDCHDPKTMQLRVTRPGFLEGIKALKASEGIADYDPNTMATRQEMRSYVCGQCHVEYYFKGPEKRVTYPWAKGLKIENILDYYEEVGFTDFVHAETGAKVLKAQHPEFEMWSQGIHARSGVSCTDCHMPYERVGAMKVTDHHVRSPMLNVNRACQTCHKWSEDELKARVETIQERTVELRNIALDALVDLVGDLKAARQAGRSDAELETPRSLQKRAQMMIDFIESENSAGFHAPQEAARILAQAIDTVRKAQNALKSTEPAVGTVQ; encoded by the coding sequence ATGACGAACGACACGACCAAGCCCCGGAAGAAGCCGGGGCGAGCGACCCTGATCGGAACGGTAGCCGTCGCGGCCGTGGCCGCCGCGGGAACGAGCGCGCTGCTCGTCAACATCTTCGAGAGGAAGGCCGAGTCCAGGAACCCCTTCTTCCGCGTCGTCGAGCTCGACGAGAAGACCGAGGATCCGGCGGTCTGGGGGAAGAACTTCCCGATCCAGTACGACGCCTATCTGCGCACCACCGACATGGTCCGCACCCGCTACGGCGGCAGCGAGGCCATGCCCCGCACCCCCACCGAGGCCGATCCCCGCTCGATCGTCGCCCGCTCCAAGGTGGAGACCGACCCCAGGCTGAAGACGATGTGGGCCGGCTATCCCTTCTCCGTGGACTACCGCCAGAAGCGCGGCCACGCCTACATGCTCGAGGATCAGGAGCAGACCAGGCGTGTTAAGGAGTTCAACCAGCCCGGCACCTGCCTCCACTGCCACGCCTCGATCGTGAACCCCTACACCGAGGCGGGCGACGGCGATTTCCTCGCCGGCTTCGACAAGCTCAACCGGATGTCGTTCCAGGAGGCCCGGACCCACGTCCAGCATCCGATCTCCTGCATCGACTGCCACGACCCCAAGACGATGCAGCTCCGGGTCACGAGGCCTGGCTTCCTCGAGGGGATCAAGGCGCTCAAGGCCTCGGAGGGCATCGCGGACTACGATCCGAACACCATGGCCACCCGGCAGGAGATGCGCAGCTACGTCTGCGGCCAGTGCCACGTGGAGTACTACTTCAAGGGCCCCGAGAAGCGCGTCACCTATCCCTGGGCCAAGGGCCTCAAGATCGAGAACATCCTCGACTACTACGAGGAGGTCGGCTTCACCGACTTCGTGCACGCAGAGACCGGGGCCAAGGTCCTGAAGGCCCAGCATCCGGAGTTCGAGATGTGGAGTCAGGGGATCCACGCCCGCTCGGGCGTCTCCTGCACCGACTGCCACATGCCCTACGAGCGGGTCGGCGCGATGAAGGTGACGGACCACCACGTCCGCAGCCCGATGCTGAACGTGAACCGTGCCTGCCAGACCTGCCACAAGTGGTCGGAGGACGAGCTCAAGGCCCGGGTGGAGACGATCCAGGAGCGCACGGTGGAGCTGCGGAACATCGCCCTCGACGCGCTCGTCGACCTGGTCGGCGACCTCAAGGCGGCGCGGCAGGCCGGCCGTTCGGACGCCGAGCTCGAGACGCCGAGGTCGCTGCAGAAGCGCGCCCAGATGATGATCGACTTCATCGAGTCGGAAAACTCGGCGGGCTTCCACGCGCCGCAGGAGGCGGCCCGGATCCTGGCCCAGGCCATCGACACGGTTCGCAAGGCGCAGAACGCGCTGAAGTCCACCGAGCCCGCGGTCGGCACGGTCCAGTAG
- a CDS encoding winged helix-turn-helix domain-containing protein: MAKLLIVEDEADLRDLLSYNLRAAGHEVALAASASEGLEQVRRWRPELILLDLMLPDLPGTELCRRVKGDPSTAATRVVMLTARGEEIDRVVGFELGADDYVSKPFSLRELVLRVNAVLRRGQPAAKEDSAVVVGPLTVDLPRHRVTVSGEEAALTALEFRLLWTLLSRKGRVQTRERLLEDVWEMSPDVTTRTVDTHVKRLREKLGAAGALVETVRGVGYRFAEESSDAA; this comes from the coding sequence GTGGCGAAGCTCCTCATCGTCGAAGACGAAGCAGATCTGCGCGATCTGCTGAGCTACAACCTCCGCGCGGCGGGTCACGAGGTCGCCCTCGCCGCCAGCGCGAGCGAGGGGCTCGAGCAGGTCCGGCGCTGGCGCCCCGAGCTCATCCTCCTCGACCTGATGCTCCCGGATCTGCCCGGCACCGAGCTCTGCCGTCGCGTGAAGGGCGATCCCTCCACCGCCGCCACGCGGGTGGTGATGCTCACCGCCCGGGGCGAGGAGATCGATCGGGTCGTGGGCTTCGAGCTCGGCGCCGACGACTACGTCTCCAAGCCATTCAGCCTCCGGGAGCTCGTGCTCCGCGTGAACGCGGTGCTCCGGCGCGGCCAGCCCGCGGCGAAGGAGGACTCCGCCGTGGTGGTGGGCCCCCTCACCGTGGACCTCCCTCGCCACCGCGTCACCGTATCTGGAGAGGAAGCCGCCCTCACCGCCCTCGAGTTCCGCCTCCTCTGGACCCTCCTCTCGCGCAAGGGCCGGGTCCAGACCCGGGAGCGCCTCCTCGAGGACGTGTGGGAGATGAGCCCCGACGTCACCACCCGCACTGTCGACACCCACGTGAAGCGTCTCCGCGAGAAGCTCGGGGCCGCGGGCGCCCTCGTGGAGACGGTGCGAGGCGTCGGCTACCGCTTCGCCGAAGAATCGAGCGACGCCGCTTGA
- a CDS encoding sensor histidine kinase: MNRSRVERLVAAQIVASVILIGVLLAGASRGPLFALTLAIALLAGVSGVLIGRSSRELKRITDAAQRIANGDAAARPPEAQTEGLSALSWAVGRMAEQLASQVERISSQRELLEGVLTGMEDSILVLRPNGRLLLANHPAQKLFRLPWGRTERPFSDLVRVPGLLEAVQRASRGEPAPIDEVLPGPPRRELVGRAAPLSPGGEAAIVVVVRDVTELRRLEAVRRDFVASASHELRTPVAALRGYAETLASGALDDRDAAERFVAGMFRQAQRLSALIDGLLDLSRIESGSMALEPETVEVCDAIHHLADGARERAESKGLTLVVKDASPTLTAFADPRAIEIVVGNLLENAIKYTPSGGTVTIAARAEDDASIRIDVRDTGPGIDPLHQPRIFERFYRVDAGRDRDVGGTGLGLAISKHLAQQSGGDVGLESRPGGGCRFWVRLPSAAASQASASASAT; the protein is encoded by the coding sequence TTGAACCGAAGCCGCGTGGAGCGCCTCGTCGCCGCGCAAATCGTCGCCTCGGTGATCCTCATCGGCGTGCTGCTGGCCGGTGCCAGCCGCGGCCCCCTCTTCGCCCTCACCCTGGCGATCGCGCTCCTCGCGGGGGTTTCCGGCGTCCTGATCGGACGGTCGAGCCGCGAGTTGAAGCGGATCACGGACGCGGCCCAGCGCATCGCGAACGGCGACGCGGCGGCGCGGCCCCCCGAGGCGCAGACGGAAGGTCTCTCGGCGCTTTCCTGGGCCGTGGGCCGGATGGCCGAGCAGCTCGCGAGCCAGGTCGAGCGGATCTCCTCTCAGCGGGAGCTCCTCGAGGGCGTCCTCACCGGCATGGAGGACTCGATCCTCGTGCTCCGCCCCAACGGCCGCCTCCTCCTCGCGAACCATCCGGCGCAGAAGCTCTTTCGGCTGCCCTGGGGCCGCACGGAGCGTCCGTTCTCGGATCTCGTCCGGGTGCCGGGCCTCCTCGAGGCGGTCCAGCGCGCCTCGAGAGGCGAGCCTGCGCCCATCGACGAGGTGCTGCCGGGCCCGCCGCGGAGGGAGCTCGTGGGCCGCGCGGCGCCGCTGTCTCCAGGCGGAGAGGCCGCCATCGTCGTGGTGGTCCGCGACGTCACCGAGCTGCGGCGGCTCGAGGCCGTCCGGCGGGACTTCGTGGCGAGCGCGAGCCACGAGCTGCGCACGCCCGTGGCCGCCCTCCGTGGCTACGCCGAGACCCTCGCGTCCGGCGCCCTCGACGATCGCGACGCGGCCGAGCGCTTCGTGGCCGGCATGTTCCGGCAGGCCCAGCGGCTCTCGGCCCTCATCGACGGCCTCCTGGATCTCTCGCGCATCGAGTCCGGGAGCATGGCCCTCGAGCCCGAAACGGTGGAGGTCTGTGACGCCATCCACCACCTGGCCGATGGCGCCAGGGAACGCGCCGAGAGCAAGGGCCTCACCCTCGTGGTGAAGGACGCCTCCCCCACCCTCACCGCCTTCGCCGATCCCCGCGCCATCGAGATCGTGGTCGGGAACCTCCTCGAGAACGCCATCAAGTACACGCCGTCGGGCGGCACCGTCACGATCGCGGCGCGGGCCGAGGACGACGCGTCGATCCGGATCGACGTGCGCGACACCGGCCCCGGGATCGATCCCCTGCACCAGCCGCGGATCTTCGAGCGCTTCTACCGGGTGGACGCGGGCCGCGACCGGGACGTCGGAGGCACCGGCCTGGGCCTCGCGATCTCCAAGCACCTGGCCCAGCAGAGCGGCGGCGACGTCGGCCTCGAGAGCCGCCCCGGCGGCGGTTGCCGCTTCTGGGTGCGGCTGCCCTCCGCTGCCGCCTCCCAGGCGTCGGCGTCTGCGTCTGCGACGTAA
- the nrfH gene encoding cytochrome c nitrite reductase small subunit, translating into MRPLTLYILLFGLAAGTAVGVGGYAFVYARGYSYLQNDPAACANCHVMQAHFDGWTKGSHRSAAGCNDCHAPPGTIDKYLVKAENGFWHSLKFTTGDFHEPIRIRQKNHDVTEQACRGCHREIVDAIDGTHGAAEPNSCVRCHDSVGHMR; encoded by the coding sequence TTGCGACCGCTGACGCTCTACATCCTCCTCTTCGGTCTCGCGGCGGGCACCGCTGTCGGCGTCGGCGGCTACGCCTTCGTCTACGCCCGCGGCTACTCCTACCTCCAGAACGATCCGGCGGCCTGCGCGAACTGCCACGTGATGCAGGCGCACTTCGACGGCTGGACCAAGGGCAGCCATCGCTCCGCGGCGGGCTGCAACGATTGCCACGCCCCTCCCGGCACGATCGACAAGTACCTGGTCAAGGCCGAGAACGGCTTCTGGCACTCGCTGAAGTTCACCACGGGTGATTTCCACGAGCCCATCCGGATCCGCCAGAAGAACCACGACGTGACCGAGCAGGCCTGCCGTGGCTGCCACCGGGAGATCGTGGACGCGATCGACGGGACCCACGGCGCAGCGGAGCCGAACTCTTGTGTGCGGTGCCACGACTCGGTCGGGCACATGCGGTAG
- the rho gene encoding transcription termination factor Rho — protein sequence MMATNELGAEMSERPESVSGGAASEVGGEGGTAGGPGQEGQRKRRRRRRGKRGTAQPGAPAGGGQEAAPQAGGQAQLLQVEGILDSEIRGPNAFLRRAEKNYLPTPDDPEVPKHLVQRLRLRPGARLIAHAQSKGKLVVQRIDTVDGLPPEQAWNRPDFSGLTVIDPVRRIRLETTGKESLTRVLDLISPIGFGQRALIVAPPKTGKTIMLQRIAQAISTNYPDAHLMVLLVDERPEEVTDMRRSIKGEVLASSSDRSSADHLKVAEMTLERAKRLVEQGKDVVILLDSITRLARAYNKEVESSGRTLSGGVDSKALEKPKRIFGAARNCEEGGSLTIIGTALIDTGSRMDEVIFEEFKGTGNMEVTLDRMLAEKRMFPAINIPQSGTRKEEKLFSQLEYDKVRLLRVALSNYKPVEAMEKLLTKVNEFRSNDEFLNAV from the coding sequence ATGATGGCGACGAACGAGCTGGGCGCAGAGATGAGCGAGAGGCCGGAATCCGTTTCCGGCGGCGCGGCTTCCGAGGTTGGGGGCGAAGGCGGGACGGCGGGCGGCCCCGGACAGGAGGGCCAGCGCAAGCGCCGGCGGCGGAGGCGCGGCAAGCGCGGCACGGCCCAGCCGGGCGCCCCTGCAGGCGGCGGCCAGGAGGCCGCACCGCAGGCCGGTGGCCAGGCGCAGCTCCTGCAGGTCGAGGGGATCCTCGACTCCGAGATCCGCGGCCCGAACGCCTTCCTTCGCCGAGCGGAGAAGAACTACCTCCCCACCCCCGACGACCCCGAGGTGCCCAAGCACCTGGTCCAGCGGCTCCGCCTCCGGCCCGGCGCGCGCCTCATCGCGCACGCCCAGTCCAAGGGCAAGCTGGTGGTCCAGCGGATCGACACGGTGGACGGCCTCCCTCCGGAGCAGGCCTGGAACCGGCCCGACTTCTCCGGCCTCACGGTGATTGACCCGGTCCGCCGGATCCGCCTGGAGACCACGGGGAAGGAGTCGCTGACCCGGGTGCTCGACCTCATCTCGCCCATCGGCTTCGGGCAGCGCGCCCTGATCGTCGCCCCGCCCAAGACCGGCAAGACGATCATGCTCCAGCGGATCGCGCAGGCGATCTCCACGAACTACCCCGACGCCCACCTCATGGTGCTCCTCGTGGACGAGCGTCCCGAGGAGGTCACGGACATGCGGCGCTCGATCAAGGGCGAGGTCCTCGCCTCGTCGTCCGACCGCTCCTCCGCGGACCACCTCAAGGTGGCGGAGATGACCCTGGAGCGCGCCAAGCGCCTGGTCGAGCAGGGCAAGGACGTGGTGATCCTCCTCGACTCGATCACCCGCCTCGCCCGCGCCTACAACAAGGAGGTCGAGTCCTCCGGCCGCACCCTCTCCGGCGGCGTGGACTCCAAGGCCCTCGAGAAGCCGAAGCGGATCTTCGGCGCCGCCCGCAACTGCGAAGAGGGCGGCTCGCTGACCATCATCGGCACCGCGCTGATCGACACCGGCTCGCGGATGGACGAGGTGATCTTCGAGGAGTTCAAGGGCACCGGCAACATGGAGGTGACCCTGGACCGCATGCTGGCCGAGAAGCGGATGTTCCCCGCGATCAACATCCCGCAGTCCGGCACGCGCAAGGAAGAGAAGCTCTTCTCGCAGCTCGAGTACGACAAGGTCCGCCTGCTCCGGGTGGCCCTCTCGAACTACAAGCCCGTCGAGGCCATGGAGAAGCTCCTCACCAAGGTCAACGAGTTCCGTTCGAACGACGAGTTCCTCAACGCCGTTTAG